The following DNA comes from Oxyura jamaicensis isolate SHBP4307 breed ruddy duck chromosome 20 unlocalized genomic scaffold, BPBGC_Ojam_1.0 oxy20_random_OJ72815, whole genome shotgun sequence.
CCCCGCGCCGCCCCGAGCCGGGCCGTGCACCCCGATACCCCAAATACCCCCGGTACCGCGGTGCCCCATGCCCCGGTCCCAGGGCCCCGTCCCGCGGTGCTGCGGCCCCAGCAGACCCCGCGCTGCCCCTGGCCCCCGCTGCCCTTGGCCCCCGGCCGGGCTCGCCACGCGCCCCCgcggctgggctgcagccacggCCGGCGTCAGGCGCTCGCCCGGCCTTATTTAGCGCCATTCCTGCGCCCTCCTCGCCACTTTCTTGGGAACGTCTATTAATATCGAGGAACCggcccagctgctgccatcgCTCTGCGCCCAGCACCCCGCACCCTGCCCAGGTCCGCTCCAGGCCCGGggtgccccagggctgcccccgGCACCCCGCGTCCTGCCTGCCCGGCTGCGGGGACGTGCCGGGGGGCTTGGCTCCCGTGGGCAGCGGGGGGGGGTCctggcagcctcctgcccctcccCAGCACCGGGGAGCCCCACGGGCCtggtgctgtgctccctgcGCTGCCCTGAGCCCTCCTGGAGCCCCACGGGGCGCGGGCCACTTGGCCGGCGCGTCCCCAGCACTGTTAGCCCTGGCAGCGGCGGCTGGCAGGGGCTGCGGCACTGGCGCCCGCgctctgggctgtgctgggagccttCGAGGAGGCCCTGGGCAGGATTCCCACCCTGCCGACGGCACGAAGCGGCGCTGCCTTTTCCAGCCCCGTCTGGGATGAGGGAGATGGgtgccagcagtgccaggacCCCGCCACGGGGGCCGGGTGCTCCTCGCCCACCCCAGGGCTTCacaccccagccctgccacggCCCCGTCCCTCctcgggggccgggggctgcagcagggctctgctctggcctgcccagcaccaggaatgggggagaagggcaggggctgggggtggtgggcaCGGCCGGGGCAGCCGGGGTGCTGCgggggggtgagggaggggacagagcccgGCCCCTGCGCTGGCCGCCTGCCCCCAGCGGTGCCGCGGGCTCGGCGGGGGCACGCGTGATGCCATCCGGCCCTGCCCGTGGTGCCGGGTCCAGCACGGCCACGCAGGGGAAATCCCGGCCCTGGTGTCAGGGGGATGCCACCGCTCGGGGGCTATTTTTAACCCCCTCCTTGCTGAGCtgccccggggcggggggggggggggcaacaaGCAGGGGACGGAGCCACGTTCCTTCCAAGGCTCCGGTgtccctccctgcagggctTGAATTTCTATCCCGGTTTCAGACCCACGTTTAATCCCCAGCTCTTGGCCAATAACGCTTTGGCTAAATTAGGTAAAATGAGCCCGTTGCCAATGAGCGGGGCTGGATTTCCACCGGGGAGCTGATAGGCTGCCGGGCTGGGGGGCCAATggctgggggcacggggacactACAAATTGGGGAGCCAGGGAGCTTCTGGGGGCTTCTGGTGCGTGAGGTGGTGACACCCTaagggaggagagcagcagagatggcGTCAATGGTAAGAGCCTCGATGGTGCCGTGTGCTGGGGTGCGCTGCAGCTGGGCCGGGGGCGCCAGGCACCGCAGGCACCGGGGGATGCGGGGCTGTGCCAGGGCGCGCCTGCAGGAAGGACGGTCCCCGTGGCTGGAGCTCAAGGGCTGGCCAAGGCGGGAGGTGGCAGGGGACATTGGGGCAGCGCAGGGCCCCCACGGGACGTGCATGGGGGAGAAGAGGACACACGTCTACCCGGGGAGAGAGCGGGTGCCCAAGGAGCAGCCCCGGCTGGACCCGGGCTGCACGAAGGCGCTGAAAGCTGAGCGCTGGGTCATGCGACACCACCACGGCTCCGCGCCGCCCGCGCCTCCAGGAGAAACTCGATCCAGGGCCGACAGGTGCCCATGGATGCGGACCGCTGTTCCCTAAAAGGGGAGCCGAGGAGTTCCCAAAAATAGTGCTGCGTGCCTGGGATGCCAAGGCAGCACGGGGGGGACAGGGGCCCCTGTGTCATGGACCCCCCCAGCAAGCGGCTCTCGCGGTGGCTGCGTGGATGCTGGGCGGCAGCCGAGCTGTGGGGGCTGCCAGGGGCCATGGCTCGCTGCGGGCACGGGCAGCGCCTCTGCCGACCCCACGTGCCGTGGGGCAGCGCTGCATGAGGGCTCCGTGGCCGTGCCGGGGGGGCTGGGACCTGACCCTGTGCAGGGCCCCGCTGCAGAGCCCCTcgtcctgctgcccccaggcagGGGCGTGAGGCCGGCGCTGACCCCTTCGCCCCTTGTCTTGCAGACGGACCAGCAGGCGGAAGCCCGCGCCTTCCTCAGCGAGGAGATGATCGCTGGTGAGCGAGGGCAGCGCCAGGGAGCCGGCTGGGTCCCGGCGGATGCCCAGGGCCGGGGTCCATCCCGGTGCCCGAGGCCCCAGCCCCGACACCCCCCATCCCCGCAGAGTTCAAGGCTGCCTTCGACATGTTTGACGCGGATGGCGGCGGGGACATCAGCACCAAGGAGCTGGGCACGGTGATGAGGATGCTGGGCCAGAACCCCACCAAGGAGGAGCTGGACGCCATCATTGAGGAGGTGGACGAGGATGGTGAGCAGCCTCTGCGGTGGGGTGCCGGGTACCGAGGCGGGTGCCGAGGCCAGTGCCCTGACCTGTGCCGCGCTTCCTCCCTGCAGGCAGCGGCACCATCGACTTCGAGGAGTTCCTGGTGATGATGGTGCGCCAGATGAAAGAGGATGCCAAGGGCAAGTCcgaggaggagctggccaaCTGCTTCCGCATCTTCGACAAGTGAGTGGGGCGGCGCTGCCTGCCTGCGCCTGCCCTCGGCGGGTGAGCAGGGCCCATCCTGCCCTTGCTCTCCCGCAGGAACGCGGATGGGTTCATCGACATCGAGGAGCTGGGCGAGATCCTCAGGGCCACCGGCGAGCACGTCACCGAGGAGGACATAGAAGACCTCATGAAGGACTCAGACAAGAACAACGACGGCCGCATCGACTTTGATGGTGAGCGGTGGCCCTGGCTGGAGCGGGCTGTGTGCGCAGCACGGCGGGGGCTGACGGCGCCGCTCTCTTGCAGAGTTCCTCAAGATGATGGAGGGCGTGCAGTAAGGGACCAGACATTCCTCAGGCCAGCCGCTGCGCCCTGCCCCGCTCCACTGCCGGGGGAGCAGCCCCGCCGCAGCGCCTGGCCTCGGCTGCCTGCACAGCGGGAGCCCTGCCCGCACCGGGGCCCTGCTCTCGCCCTGTGGCCAGCGGCTGAGCTTTTCCTCGACGCTGTCAGATGTGGTTTATGGTTGAGCCTCATTAAAAGGGGAAAGGCTGAGCTGCCGGTACGGGATTATGCTGGGTTTGCACAGGGAGGGTGCTGCGGCGCTGTCCCCGGGGCAGGGGGACTCAGGGATCCTCACGGGCGGGTGCACCGTGCCCCACGCCGTGCCGTGCCCCACGCCGTGCCGTGCTCTGTGCCGCCTGGCTCACCGCAAGGCACTCACGCagcggggcggcgcggggcagTGGTTCCCACGGGCTGCTGGGCGGGCGCCAGCGCTGAGCTCAGAGTTTCCATGCAGAGCGGCCGCTTCCCACAACAGCGGGACGGGGAGCGCGGCCCCATTCCCACAGGCTGGGGGTCCCGGCCGGCAGCGCctgcggggctgctcctgcccactCTGTTGGGACCACAGAGGATGCAGGGGAGCCACCGTCACCCCGGGGCCTTGTGTATCTGGTGATAAGGcgggggagagcagcagccccccagcagggGTTAAGGCAGTGCTGTGTCCAGGGAGCCTGTGCCAGCCCAGCCTGTGCCAGAGCTCCCCAGGGACCTGCAGCCTCGTGCAGCCTCTGCAGACGGGGAGGAGCGCAGCCATGGGGGCACCAAGGGTGAGGGCAGGGCTCCTGGGTTGAGGAAGTGCCCAGTGCCCGTGGGGAGAGCGGGACCGGCCCCACGCAGGGCCCTGGCGCAGAGCCCGTCACgtccctgcagagccagggccaCCGCGGAGGGGCCACGTCCAGATTCCTCCTCGATGGCACCGGGGCGAGGGGCTGCGTGCGGGGCACGGGGGGCACTGGGGACGTGCATGGCCGCCCAGGCTGCCCTCTGCAAGGTGGTGGCCGGGCACcggcagctggtgctgcagctggggggcAGCGCCGACGGCCCCTGGCTGCGTGAGGAGCGGCACAGGAGGAGCATGGAGGCGCGGGAGCTCAGTGCCGGTAAGGGACCTGCACAGCGGGCAGGGGGCACAGAGAGGATGCCCTGGAGCCAGCGTCACCCCGTCAGCACCCCCTGTCCcacagggctgcagggtgcGCTGCTGGCGGGGCTGCGGCAGGCGGCGAGCCCCGAGGAGCGgcgggagctggagcggctgtgGGTGCTCTTCCTCTCGGCCCTGGAGCTCTTCCTGCAGGACCTGCGCCAGGCCCACCGCCTCTGCCGGCTCTTCTCtctgcaggggggcagcagtgccctgctgcGCACTGGGCTGGGGGGCCAGCGAGGGGGGGGCCCtgagcagcccccggccccaccgtgcctggaggaggagatggagcagGTGAGGGCCGTGCTGACGGAGATGGAGAGCACGGCCAACATCCCCCTCTGGACGGTGGAGGCCACGCAGGCAGCAGAGCCgggggagctgggtgcagccccCCCATCCCAGGGACTGGGGCCTCAtgctgggccctgctgcagggtcctgtgagcagcagggccagcccccccccccccccccccccggcacccactggggggggggggggcccccccccccccccgggggggggggcccggggggggccccgggcgggggggccgggccccccggggcccccccccccccccccccccccggtgcagTACACATTGGGGTAGGGGGGCCACGTGCCCCCAGTGCCTGGGAGCTGTCCTGGGGAATGTTAATAAAGCCCCCTGACCCCACGGGTGTCCGTGTCCCTGTctccccaccacacacacagaggGGTGCGGGGCTTCTGCCTTGGGACCCCGGGGACGGGGCAGCCCACCCACAGCCGCCCCAGCACAGCTGTCCAGTGCCAGAGGATGTCTGAATGCAGCAAAACCTTCAGGAGGACGGCGTAAGAGTTATAAACATGCGTTTATTTATACATTAACCGTAGCTCGGACTCCAAAATTAACTTAAAAGCAGCCTATGATACAGAAAGGCGCAGAGGGGGCTGGACAGGGACAGGGGCGGCGCAGGGAAGCGGCGGAGCAGGGGTCAGGTTTCCTGGCTCTTGGCCTGCTTGGCGTACGTCTCCCGCAGGTACTTCTTGAaggctggggagagaggggggggctcggggctcaGGGCTGGGCGGCCGcacagcggggccggggccatGCCGCCCCTAGGGGCACTCACCGGTTTGGTTCTTCCACAGCTCGGCGGCGTGCGTGTTCAGGGGGCTCTCGATGTTGGGCTCTGGGGACAAGGGCTGGGTGAGTGGGGTCCCCACCGCGGGCAGcccggccccgtcccgtccccacGCGGACCCACCTGCCAGCAGGCTCTGGATGGAGAGCAGGATGGTGCGGACGTCGTAGAGCGCCGACCACTTGTCCTTCAGGATGTCGAGGCAGATGTTGCCCTGGGTGTCCACGTTGGGGTGGTAGCAGGGCGTGAGGAAGCGCACGGTGGGCGCGTTGTAGGGGTACCCACTGGGGAACTCCAGCGACAGCTTGTACCGCAGCTCCTCGTACGCCTGCGGGTGGCACTTAGCGGGCAcgcggcgggggggcggggggggccgggggggggggggggggtcccggggaAGGGACGGGAccggggggtcccgggggtgcCGCTCACCGTGCCGGCCGCGCCGTCGATGGTGCCGATCCACCGGAAGAGGTTGTCGGACTCGGGGAAGGCGGAGATGCCTTTGTCACCGGACATCTGCGGGACAGCGCCGTCAGGAACGGGCCGGCCCCGGtaccggccccggccccggcgcccGGCCCCCACTCACCATCAGCGccatcagctcctgctgcagcctgcgggGGAAGCGCGCGTTACCGGTACAGTTACCGGGCGGTTGGCCGGTACCGGGCCGTTAGCGGGCAGTAACCGTTACCGGGCGGCTGGCCGTTAACCGTCACCGGGCCGTTACCGTCACCGGGCGGCTCCTGCGGGCAGCGCCCCCGCACCCCGTCCCGCCGCGCCCCGTCCCGGCCTCACCTCTTCCCCACGGATCCGCGGGCGGCCGGGGGCCCCGCCTCGGCCCCTTTTCGTGCGGCGGCGCTGGGCAGGGCGGCGGGGTCGGCGTTCTGCGAGGCCATGGCGGCTCCGTGCGGCTCCactcccagccccgctccggTCCCGGTCCCAGCCCCGCCTCCCCCCTCCCGCGCCCGTTTGAATGTTTCAAACCGGCGCCGCGTGGACCAATCAGCgcgcggccgccccgccgccggccaATCGCCGCCCGTCGAGGACGCGGTTGCCGTGGAAACGGCGGGCGGCCACCTCCCCACCCGCGACGCGCAGGCGCAAAGACGCGGCGGCTGGTCCCGCCCCCGCGCGGTCTTAAAGGGGCAGGCGCAGGAGGCGGGTGCGAAGCAGCGGCTTTATtggaggggggggcggggggcctCAGGGCCTCAGGGCGCGGGGGGGCCCTCGGGGGGCGGCGGCGTGGGGTCCCCCCCGTCGCGCAGCGTCTCCATGTACTTCTGCATCTTCTCCGTCATCCACGCCGGCGGGACGAACGgcttcagctcctccagccGCAGCTCGCCAGAGTCCCTGCGGGCACAGCGCCGGCGtcggggggggcaccgggggggcaccgggacggggggggcaccggggaggggggaaatcgggggggggcaccgggggaaGAGACACTGGGGGGAGGacactggggtgggggggaaccAGGCCGGGGACCTGGGGGGGCACCGGGCCAGAGGGGCACCGGAGGGGGGCACCGGaccggggggcaccggggtgAGGGGTCCCCGTGCCGGGGGTCCCCGTGCCGGGGGGTCCCCGCCTCACCTGTAGTCGTCGCTGGCCGCCAGGTCGCGGAtgtcctcctccagcagcaggtagGCCTGCGCGGGGCGAGACAGGCGCTGGGCATCGCCGGGCACGGCCGCGCCGGCACCGggagcgccccccccccccccccccccccccagcagcacaccGCGTGGGTGCCCGGGGTGCCGAGCACCCGGGAGCGCCCCTGCCTCGTCCTGTCCTGCCGGCCGCCTCCCGGCCTGAGCGTACTCACCATCTTGCCCCCAGTGGCCCtcatgtgctgctgctctgccagccagTGCTTATCCTGCGGGTCGGCTGCGTACTGCAATAAAGCAGCGAGGACCTGGCTGAAGGCGGGCGGCGCTCCCCCCGCTCGGACCCCCCCCCTGCTGCCGGGACGGGGCCCGGGGGCTCGCGGAGGGAGGGCGCAGCCCCGCCTGCCCTCTCCTCAAGTTAAGCCCTGGCTGCGGGCGAGAGCAGCGCTCGGGGGCCGCGCCGTGCCGGTGTGCTAGCCCCGCTGCGTGCCCCGAGACGGACGGAGGAGGAATAAAGAAGCGAGCCCAAGCACCACGCTCCCGGCTCCCATCGCAAACTGCTGCCAGCAAACCCCGAGGAGGAAGCACCGTGCCGCGGTGCCTGACCTTAAAGAGGTGGGGATGCTTGATGTAGAGTCGCCCTCTTGTTCCTCCCATCCCGAGAGCTCTGAAAGAGGAACACGAGGGGGGCGTTACACGCGGGCGGAGGGGCGCTGCACGGCACGGGGacacctcctctcctccccagcccttcctACTGCTTCCGAGGCAGAGAAGTGAAGTGACGGGAGGAGTCTTACGGGCTCCTGCCTTGGAGACACCACCCTCCATCAACAGGGCCATTCCTTACTTGTTTGCTCGAGATCCCAGCACAAAGGTTGTGGTTTCAGTCAGTCGGGATGGATCCCACTACAGAGCAATTGGAAAAGGGGCAGCATTAGAAATGAAGCTGGTGCCAGCCAGCGCTCCACGAGCCTCAGTGCTCTGATGGGGAACCTCAGAACCACCCCTTGGCTTGGGAGGGAGCCACAGACCTCCGGATTGCCACAGAGGAGGGAATCTGCTGTTATCACCCTGGGCTGATCTAAGCGGTTTCCCTCAGGGGAAACGCTTGTGGGATCCTCCTGGCTACTGCTACGGCTCGCTTGGGTCTCCTAAGAGCTGTACCACACCACAGAGCTACGGGCTACAGTGTCTGGAGGAGGCAAGTCAAGGCTCCCAGGCACTTCTCGCTTCTCTCCCGGCACTGCAGAGGCCTGGCagggcccagcacagccccggccTGTCCTGAGCTGCcactgcaggcagggctctgctggcgGAAGcgaaggggaggagagggtgAGCCCAGCGGCGTCGGCCAGCCAGTACCTTTGGTCCATCCCTTCTCACGGGCTCAGAGACTTTGAGCTTCCACCTAAGGGGAGGGAAAATGAAGTAAGGATGGGTTCCAGGGGGATCAGCGCAGACACACCACGaactcccagcagcagggatcTGAGCTCCAGCCCTTCCAGTCCCACTCCCACCTTCCACCTCTCTGCAGTGCCTGCCTCCGGACCCTCACCAATGCTGCACGTTCTCtgcccccccagctgctggtgTCCCTCCACTGCCCGTGAACCGTCTCACAGCTCACTGAATCACCCGTCTGGGCCTGTCCAAAACTGCTTCCCGGCAGGCCTTTGCCTCCTGCAACTCAGCCTCAGCCCAAACCTTCTTGCCCTCTCACGCCTCCCCGCAGCTCCCCGTGGTGCCAGGCAGGACACTGCAGGGTTCCTGTGCTCCTTGTCTCAGCCGGTCTtgctccctgcccaccccccGGAGCTCAGGGCCCATACTCACGCGGCCATGCCCGAGACCCCGCGATCATTCGACAGGCTCTGTCCTGGAGGCCGGCCCTTTCTCTGCAGGGGAGAAAGTCTCTAATCAGCCCGAGGTGAGAGAACCcttttgtctgtctgtccccTCTTCAGGAGGCCGCTCTTTTTACCACGTGCACAAATTCTGCACAAGAGCAAGCTCCTCTGAGCCGTCACAGAAGCCACTTGCATGCATTCGTACTGCAGAAACAGCCAGGAGCGAGGAACAGGCTTTTTCCCAAACTAAAATCCCTTGTGGAAAACTCTCCTACCTTTTTGGGAACGGGGCTTCCTCGACGATTTAACTCCTCATCCAACTGTCGGGCACGCTGGAAGAGGAATGGCAATAACAGGGACTGTGCCTGGGGTCTGCGGAGCTCTGTAGGCTCCCCGTCCCTCCCAGCCCAACGCTCCCAGTTTCAGCTCCTCACTGGCACAGCTGATGGGCAGGAAGGTTTCGGTTACAGAGCTCGACTTTGCTGCCCTGCAGCTTTTTAAGGACAGCGCTGCGCAGCCCACTTAAAGCACTGCTGTAATTTGTCAGACAAGGAACAGGCAGAGAACAGAGCAGTTCCAGCCCCTTCACtcactcctcccagctcctaCACATCATTGAAGCCTCTGGGAACAACAATGACTTTTACCTTAGGTCCTGCCTGCTCgtggggcagcctgggcacaACCTTTTTGCCGTCAGAGAACAGCAGCTTGGcctgcagggagagaaggaagggtTACCTGACTGTGGGTTAAGAGGGgggccccccagcaccccctgctTTACCCTGCGAAGGTGATCTGCGTGCAGAGGCACTCGCTCTGAAGGGAAGGTCCCAGCCGTGCGAAGTTTAAAGGCTAAGGATCTAACACCCGGCTGACCACAAGCTGGCCACCACAGAATCCAGCGCCTCggggctgcctgccccagggccCCCACCCACGCTGTTCTCGGCGCGCTGTCATGCACGCTGCTGCCCACCTGCTCCAGGCAGCTCCGACACGTCTCCTGGATGAGCTGCTCGGGGTCCACCTCCTCCCCGACGTTATCGCGCACGTTGATTGCGGCCTTCTGGAAGAACTGGGGGGCGGCACGAGGGGTGAGCGCCCGGCAGCCAGGCCACACCGGGCAGCACAAGGCCCTGCTCCAGGCCCGCACCCACACGCCAGCACCCCCGGGCAGGCCCCGGCGGCCTCTCGGTTTGTCCCGGGGCCCTCACCTTCATGTACTTGTTGAAGACGCCGCGGATCTCCTCGTTgatgctgggctgcagcacggCCCGCAGCAGCTCCATGGACACGGCCGGGTCGGTGAAGCTGCGGGCGGAGGAGTCaggcgggggggggcgcggggaccggcccggcccggccgcccccccccccctcgcccccccggtgccggtgccgtaCCTGGTGGTCATCTGCGAGCGCCGGCCGCGCCGCTGCACCTGCCGGTGCTTGATCATGATGTTCCAGGGGC
Coding sequences within:
- the TNNC2 gene encoding troponin C, skeletal muscle, producing the protein MASMTDQQAEARAFLSEEMIAEFKAAFDMFDADGGGDISTKELGTVMRMLGQNPTKEELDAIIEEVDEDGSGTIDFEEFLVMMVRQMKEDAKGKSEEELANCFRIFDKNADGFIDIEELGEILRATGEHVTEEDIEDLMKDSDKNNDGRIDFDEFLKMMEGVQ
- the LOC118158139 gene encoding regulator of G-protein signaling 9-binding protein-like, which gives rise to MAPGRGAACGARGALGTCMAAQAALCKVVAGHRQLVLQLGGSADGPWLREERHRRSMEARELSAGLQGALLAGLRQAASPEERRELERLWVLFLSALELFLQDLRQAHRLCRLFSLQGGSSALLRTGLGGQRGGGPEQPPAPPCLEEEMEQVRAVLTEMESTANIPLWTVEATQAAEPGELGAAPPSQGLGPHAGPCCRVL
- the UBE2C gene encoding ubiquitin-conjugating enzyme E2 C, producing MASQNADPAALPSAAARKGAEAGPPAARGSVGKRLQQELMALMMSGDKGISAFPESDNLFRWIGTIDGAAGTAYEELRYKLSLEFPSGYPYNAPTVRFLTPCYHPNVDTQGNICLDILKDKWSALYDVRTILLSIQSLLAEPNIESPLNTHAAELWKNQTAFKKYLRETYAKQAKSQET
- the DNTTIP1 gene encoding deoxynucleotidyltransferase terminal-interacting protein 1, which produces MIKHRQVQRRGRRSQMTTSFTDPAVSMELLRAVLQPSINEEIRGVFNKYMKFFQKAAINVRDNVGEEVDPEQLIQETCRSCLEQAKLLFSDGKKVVPRLPHEQAGPKRARQLDEELNRRGSPVPKKRKGRPPGQSLSNDRGVSGMAAWKLKVSEPVRRDGPKWDPSRLTETTTFVLGSRANKALGMGGTRGRLYIKHPHLFKYAADPQDKHWLAEQQHMRATGGKMAYLLLEEDIRDLAASDDYRDSGELRLEELKPFVPPAWMTEKMQKYMETLRDGGDPTPPPPEGPPAP